A region from the Brachyspira hampsonii genome encodes:
- a CDS encoding nucleotide-diphospho-sugar transferase: protein MFNTPILLIIFKRKDTALKVLDTIRKVKPKKLYISADGWRNDEEKVKCIDTRESILKSIDWECEVKTLFQNKNLGCCNGVATAITWFFDNEEQGIILEDDIIAENSFFYYCEKLLDYYKDNERIMHIAGDSPLDRKVGEASYYFATVQHCWGWASWKRAWKYYDSTMKTISYKDTKKTLKKRYKDFNIRDYWQNWFYRTADINTWDYQWTYCIISKDGICINPSLNLTSNIGFGEDSTHTGNPNDENANRKTYPIDYENLIHPKEIKCDAQADFEIAVKRFNLIPFSLKHNITREIKRIIRQIKGLFTRK from the coding sequence ATGTTTAATACTCCAATACTATTAATAATTTTCAAAAGGAAAGATACCGCATTAAAAGTATTAGACACTATAAGAAAAGTAAAGCCTAAAAAATTATATATATCTGCAGACGGATGGAGAAATGATGAAGAAAAAGTAAAATGTATTGACACAAGAGAAAGTATTTTAAAATCCATTGATTGGGAATGCGAAGTAAAAACTTTATTTCAAAATAAAAATTTAGGCTGCTGTAATGGAGTAGCAACTGCTATAACTTGGTTTTTTGATAATGAAGAACAAGGGATAATACTTGAAGATGACATAATAGCAGAAAACTCATTTTTTTATTACTGTGAAAAATTACTAGACTATTATAAAGATAATGAAAGAATAATGCATATTGCTGGAGACTCTCCTTTAGATAGAAAAGTTGGAGAAGCAAGTTATTATTTTGCCACTGTTCAGCATTGCTGGGGCTGGGCTTCTTGGAAACGAGCCTGGAAATATTATGACTCAACGATGAAAACTATAAGCTATAAAGATACTAAAAAAACTCTTAAAAAAAGATATAAAGACTTTAATATAAGAGATTACTGGCAGAATTGGTTTTATAGAACGGCGGATATTAATACTTGGGATTATCAATGGACTTACTGCATAATATCAAAAGACGGTATATGTATTAACCCTAGTTTAAATCTAACTTCTAATATAGGATTTGGGGAAGATTCTACTCATACTGGAAATCCAAATGATGAAAATGCAAACAGAAAAACATATCCTATAGATTACGAAAATTTAATTCATCCTAAAGAAATAAAATGTGATGCACAGGCGGACTTTGAAATAGCAGTTAAAAGATTTAATTTAATACCTTTCTCATTAAAACATAATATCACTAGAGAAATTAAAAGAATAATTAGACAAATAAAAGGTCTTTTTACAAGAAAATAA
- a CDS encoding glycosyltransferase — translation MKKKIALLLCSTGNEAFAAGNVIIGAKKYLFQNLKDEEYDIIFYTDKLEPNDENALKKIFRGIIIKIYQSPFSKKMMDLKELNNFSVFAYARFEAFNLLDNYQKVFYTDTDIVIQKDISEIININKNISTIYFPNKMPISGNFTDDNIKLVKKYDLNKISIIDAVLLINDNLERHEIMTEWCYKKAEEYKTNDQSIINLLIQEFNIEVYDLTESYGAYPTSKIANEAHIIHAIGPQKFWRGTYNKYWEENNKIWIEAGGNQTYEENNAKRKKIDKIVWWIPTFKLRDKVRRYLLRKSGLTGR, via the coding sequence ATGAAAAAGAAAATTGCTCTGCTTTTATGCTCTACCGGAAACGAAGCCTTTGCAGCTGGAAATGTTATAATAGGGGCTAAAAAATATCTATTTCAAAACTTAAAAGATGAAGAATATGATATTATATTTTATACTGATAAATTAGAACCTAATGATGAAAATGCTCTTAAAAAAATATTCAGGGGAATAATTATCAAAATATATCAGTCTCCATTTTCAAAAAAAATGATGGATTTAAAAGAATTAAACAATTTCAGTGTGTTCGCTTATGCACGTTTTGAAGCATTTAATTTACTCGACAATTATCAAAAAGTTTTCTATACAGACACTGATATAGTTATACAAAAAGATATTTCAGAAATAATAAATATAAATAAAAATATATCAACTATATATTTTCCAAATAAAATGCCTATATCCGGAAATTTTACGGATGATAATATTAAATTAGTAAAAAAATACGATTTAAATAAAATTTCAATAATAGATGCTGTTTTACTAATCAATGATAATCTGGAAAGACATGAAATTATGACAGAATGGTGTTATAAAAAAGCAGAAGAATATAAAACCAATGATCAATCCATAATAAATTTATTAATACAAGAGTTTAATATTGAAGTTTATGATTTAACTGAAAGTTACGGAGCATATCCCACTTCCAAAATAGCTAATGAGGCTCATATAATACATGCTATAGGTCCTCAAAAATTTTGGAGGGGAACTTACAATAAATATTGGGAAGAGAATAATAAAATATGGATAGAAGCAGGCGGAAATCAAACATATGAAGAAAATAATGCTAAAAGAAAAAAAATAGATAAAATTGTTTGGTGGATACCTACATTCAAATTGCGTGATAAAGTAAGAAGATATTTACTAAGAAAATCAGGACTTACAGGAAGGTAA
- the galT gene encoding galactose-1-phosphate uridylyltransferase, with product MAELRYNPLLGDYVMIASHRQARPQMPKDYCPFCPGSGKVPDTYEVLCYDNDFPALSFEPPYPDEVDNGKMFKTAPSIGKCEVILYSPDHNTTLPELPVEHIAKLVALWQERMKVIAENKKIKYIMPFENKGEVVGVTMPHPHGQIYGYSWIPLRIKRKIEMASSYYNTNCRNLFMDMIEQELEYNKRVIFENDHFICFLPFASEYPYGIMIMPKKKTLSITDFNKEESLSLADALKKATSTLDLLFDMKFPYMMCMYSAPVNDGFNYSDIWNYHIEFFPPMRSKEKQKFNASSETGAWAPCNPTSPEEMAAQLRTAYIRYMGM from the coding sequence ATGGCAGAATTGCGTTACAACCCATTGCTTGGAGATTATGTTATGATAGCTAGTCATAGGCAGGCACGTCCTCAGATGCCTAAAGACTATTGTCCGTTTTGTCCCGGAAGCGGAAAAGTACCGGATACTTATGAGGTTCTTTGTTATGATAATGATTTTCCTGCTTTATCTTTTGAGCCTCCTTATCCAGATGAAGTAGATAATGGTAAAATGTTTAAAACAGCTCCTTCTATAGGTAAATGCGAAGTTATTTTATATTCTCCGGATCATAATACCACTTTACCAGAACTTCCTGTAGAGCATATTGCTAAATTGGTAGCTTTATGGCAGGAAAGAATGAAAGTTATAGCAGAAAATAAAAAAATAAAATATATTATGCCTTTTGAAAATAAAGGGGAAGTTGTAGGTGTTACAATGCCGCATCCTCATGGACAGATATACGGCTACAGTTGGATACCTTTAAGAATTAAAAGAAAAATAGAAATGGCTTCAAGCTATTATAATACTAACTGCAGAAATCTTTTTATGGATATGATAGAGCAGGAGTTAGAATACAATAAAAGAGTCATTTTTGAAAATGATCATTTTATATGTTTTTTGCCTTTTGCATCAGAATATCCTTATGGTATTATGATAATGCCTAAAAAGAAAACACTTTCAATAACTGATTTTAATAAAGAAGAAAGTTTGTCTCTTGCTGATGCTTTGAAAAAGGCTACTTCTACATTAGATTTGTTATTTGATATGAAGTTTCCATATATGATGTGTATGTATAGTGCACCTGTTAATGACGGTTTTAATTACAGCGATATATGGAATTACCATATAGAATTTTTCCCTCCTATGAGAAGTAAGGAAAAACAAAAATTTAATGCTTCTTCTGAAACAGGAGCTTGGGCACCTTGCAATCCTACAAGCCCTGAGGAAATGGCTGCCCAATTAAGAACGGCATATATTAGATATATGGGAATGTAA
- a CDS encoding glycosyltransferase, translating to MLKFTIIIPHRVGENIEKTLEGVYLSNYPKEDIEIFQAEGTHPTVQRNECIKQSLGDIVYFIDNDSIVSADNIKEASIIFESNENVAVVGGPAIHNVNSLTEMYIDRCMKSYYAVGPIANRYKSNDEDMKEGTDRDVILCNLFVRRNVLFEAGLFNERLYPNEENALIDKILSLGYKLIYNPKIIVHRPPRSNLKSYIKMLLNYGRGRFEQLFRDFNVKNLIFILPSLFAVYILSSPIVLVIYHFSKLDILKFYFLPLLVYIIMTFFAGVVYSLCDKGFISKILGIFIYPFMFFITHFFYGLGFFYGIIRIITKFKRVATFSIKKYKSFG from the coding sequence TTGCTTAAATTTACTATTATAATACCGCACAGAGTTGGTGAAAATATAGAAAAAACATTGGAAGGGGTATATCTATCTAATTACCCTAAGGAAGATATCGAAATTTTCCAAGCTGAGGGTACGCACCCTACAGTTCAAAGAAATGAATGTATTAAACAATCATTAGGAGATATTGTATACTTTATAGATAATGATTCTATTGTAAGTGCGGATAATATCAAAGAAGCTAGTATTATATTTGAATCTAATGAAAATGTTGCCGTAGTAGGTGGACCTGCTATTCATAATGTTAATTCACTTACAGAAATGTATATTGACAGATGTATGAAATCTTATTATGCTGTTGGTCCAATAGCAAATAGATATAAATCTAATGATGAGGATATGAAAGAGGGTACTGATAGAGATGTCATACTTTGTAATTTGTTTGTAAGGCGGAATGTATTATTTGAGGCTGGGCTTTTTAATGAAAGATTGTACCCAAATGAAGAAAATGCTTTGATAGATAAAATACTTTCTTTAGGATACAAATTAATATATAATCCTAAAATAATAGTTCATCGTCCTCCAAGATCAAATTTAAAATCTTATATAAAAATGCTTCTTAATTATGGAAGGGGCAGATTTGAGCAATTATTCAGAGATTTTAATGTTAAAAATTTAATATTTATTTTACCGTCATTATTTGCTGTTTATATACTTTCAAGTCCTATAGTATTAGTTATTTATCATTTTTCTAAATTAGATATATTGAAATTTTATTTTCTTCCATTATTAGTTTACATAATAATGACTTTTTTTGCCGGCGTTGTATATTCTTTATGCGATAAAGGCTTTATATCAAAAATTCTAGGTATATTCATATATCCTTTTATGTTTTTTATTACGCACTTTTTTTACGGACTTGGATTTTTTTATGGGATCATTAGAATAATAACTAAATTTAAAAGAGTTGCTACTTTTTCTATAAAAAAATATAAATCTTTTGGCTAA
- the cmk gene encoding (d)CMP kinase: MSSTYEIITLDGPSGAGKSTIAKLLAKKLSFKYLDTGAMYRAVTLYMIKHNININNNIEVISALNNLSINFDNAGRIYLDNEDVTEAIRSMEVVNLVSKVSSISIVRQNMVSLQRKIAEGGNYVVDGRDIGSVVFPDSKYKFYMDASLDERAKRRYNEELSKGKNISYEDIRESIRKRDEFDSNREDSPLVVPKNANIIDTTSMTIDEVVEKITNVIFNIKSN; the protein is encoded by the coding sequence GTGTCAAGTACATACGAAATAATAACTTTAGATGGTCCTTCCGGGGCAGGTAAAAGTACAATAGCTAAATTATTAGCCAAGAAATTATCTTTTAAATACTTAGATACAGGAGCTATGTACAGAGCCGTAACCCTATATATGATCAAGCATAATATTAATATAAATAATAATATTGAAGTCATATCAGCTCTTAATAATTTAAGTATTAACTTTGATAATGCCGGCAGAATATATTTAGATAATGAAGATGTAACAGAGGCTATAAGAAGTATGGAAGTTGTTAATCTTGTTTCTAAGGTTTCTTCTATAAGCATTGTAAGACAGAATATGGTATCTCTGCAAAGAAAAATAGCAGAAGGCGGTAATTATGTAGTAGACGGTAGAGACATAGGCAGTGTAGTATTCCCAGATTCCAAATATAAGTTTTATATGGATGCTTCTTTAGATGAAAGGGCTAAACGAAGATATAATGAGGAATTATCTAAGGGTAAGAATATTAGTTATGAGGATATTCGCGAAAGTATAAGAAAAAGAGATGAGTTTGACTCAAATAGAGAGGATAGTCCGCTTGTTGTACCTAAAAATGCAAATATAATAGATACTACCAGCATGACTATTGATGAAGTTGTTGAAAAAATTACTAATGTGATTTTTAATATAAAGTCTAATTAA
- a CDS encoding S1 RNA-binding domain-containing protein, with translation MEDNKNLSNDEIEFRKALEESDNTFLSRGKIVKGKVVQFDDTDVFIDFDSKSEGKIKRSEFDKEPIIGEEIEAIVSGEDDKGYVILSKSEIDKRKSQELIDNAVKNNTSVTGVVKEVVKGGFKVSIMGHQAFCPFSQIDLARGIKESDYIGKEYEFRVIKKNGRDVVVSRRVLLEEAQNAGIETFLNNLQENDIINGKVKNIEKFGAFVEITPGFDGFLAIPNMSWDKVVNPKSIISKGEERMFKVLHIDKENKKVDLGIKQLDEDPWGKFVEQYQIGDVIQGEVTNVKKFGAFVKVADGIEGLVHVSDLSWNSHVNNPADFVKKGAFLECKILDMNAAERKLTLGLKQVKENPWDTVEKDFPVKSAVKCKVKRIIKNFAVFELPNGLEGICDISDFDWRNNIVNMKDYVKEGEEANMVIMSIDRDKQRIKLSYKHTKDSPWRLFEKAHPQGSIVDGTVKAIVDSGAIIALEDDLEGYMHISQVEIPKGSTLEDVLKVGETYPFVVREVNKSKRRISLSRREYMEAQNKKETQNYISKAEPTSLTYNPFDNINN, from the coding sequence ATGGAAGATAATAAAAATTTATCAAATGATGAAATTGAATTTCGTAAGGCTTTAGAAGAAAGTGATAATACATTTTTAAGCCGAGGCAAAATCGTTAAAGGCAAAGTGGTGCAGTTTGATGACACTGATGTTTTTATAGATTTTGATTCTAAATCTGAAGGTAAAATAAAAAGAAGTGAATTTGATAAAGAACCTATTATTGGAGAGGAAATAGAAGCTATTGTTTCAGGCGAAGATGATAAAGGTTATGTTATATTGTCTAAGAGTGAAATAGATAAGAGAAAATCTCAGGAGTTAATAGATAATGCTGTAAAAAATAATACCTCAGTTACAGGCGTTGTTAAAGAGGTTGTTAAAGGCGGATTTAAAGTATCTATAATGGGACATCAGGCATTCTGTCCTTTTTCTCAAATAGACTTGGCTAGAGGAATTAAAGAATCTGATTATATAGGTAAAGAGTATGAGTTTAGAGTAATTAAGAAAAACGGAAGAGATGTTGTAGTTTCAAGAAGAGTTCTATTAGAAGAAGCTCAAAATGCAGGAATAGAAACATTCTTAAATAATCTTCAGGAAAATGATATTATTAATGGTAAAGTAAAAAATATCGAGAAATTTGGAGCTTTTGTTGAAATTACTCCGGGTTTTGATGGTTTCCTTGCTATACCTAATATGTCTTGGGATAAAGTTGTAAATCCTAAATCTATAATATCAAAAGGCGAAGAAAGGATGTTTAAAGTTCTTCATATTGATAAAGAAAACAAAAAAGTTGATTTAGGTATTAAACAATTAGATGAAGATCCTTGGGGTAAATTTGTTGAGCAGTATCAAATAGGCGATGTTATTCAGGGTGAAGTTACTAATGTTAAAAAATTTGGTGCTTTTGTAAAAGTTGCTGATGGTATAGAAGGACTTGTACATGTTTCAGATTTAAGCTGGAATTCTCATGTTAATAATCCGGCAGATTTCGTTAAAAAAGGTGCTTTCTTAGAGTGTAAAATACTTGATATGAATGCTGCTGAAAGAAAACTTACTTTGGGATTAAAGCAGGTTAAAGAAAATCCTTGGGATACAGTTGAAAAAGATTTCCCTGTTAAATCTGCTGTAAAATGTAAAGTAAAAAGAATCATTAAAAACTTCGCCGTATTTGAACTTCCTAATGGTTTGGAAGGAATATGCGATATAAGCGACTTCGATTGGAGAAATAATATAGTTAATATGAAAGACTATGTAAAAGAAGGCGAAGAAGCTAATATGGTTATAATGTCTATAGACAGAGATAAACAAAGAATTAAATTAAGCTATAAACATACTAAAGACAGTCCTTGGAGATTATTTGAAAAAGCACATCCTCAAGGTTCTATAGTTGATGGCACTGTAAAAGCTATAGTTGATTCAGGTGCTATTATTGCTTTGGAAGATGATTTGGAAGGATATATGCATATTTCTCAGGTAGAAATTCCTAAAGGTAGCACTTTAGAAGATGTTCTTAAAGTAGGAGAAACTTATCCTTTTGTTGTAAGAGAAGTTAATAAAAGTAAAAGAAGAATATCGCTATCCAGAAGAGAATATATGGAAGCTCAAAATAAAAAAGAAACACAAAATTATATCTCTAAAGCAGAACCTACTTCTCTAACTTACAATCCTTTTGATAATATTAATAACTAA